From the genome of Bubalus bubalis isolate 160015118507 breed Murrah chromosome 2, NDDB_SH_1, whole genome shotgun sequence, one region includes:
- the LUZP1 gene encoding leucine zipper protein 1 isoform X2, translating into MAEFTSYKDTASSRHLRFKLQSLSRRLDELEEATKNLQKAEDELLDLQDKVIQAEGSNSSMLAEIEVLRQRVLRIEGKDEEIKKAEDLCQLMKEKLEEEENLTRELKSEIERLQKRMAELEKLEEAFSRSKNDCTQLCLSLNEERNLTKKISSELEMLRIKVKELESSEDRLDKTEQSLVSELEKLKSLTLSFVSERKYLNEKEKENEKLIKELTQKLEQNKKMNRDYTRNASNLLERNDLRIEDGISSPLPSKESRRKGALDYLKLAENETRNKSENEKNRNQEDNKVKDLTQEIEKLKTQIKHFESLEEELKKMRAKNNDLQDNYLSEQNKNKLLASQLEEIKLQIKKQKELENGEVEGEEAFLSSRGRHERTKLRGHGNEASAKHTARELSPQHKRERHRNRELALSNENPLNNRQVSSPSFTNRRTAKASHAGAGADSGAQETRRTEDRFTAGSSQSEGKKSREQPPVLSRYPPAAQEHSKVWKGAPKPGTESGLKGKVEKATRTFSDNTHGSVSSDVSGRGDKASDTSTEAPLGKRGQVPGSGSHITQAADAGSSKAVGALATSRRSSSEGLSKGKKATSGLEADTSFPSSKTPPLSKYPYSSRSQENILQGFSTPNKEGVEQPVVVVMEDSSQHEALRCRVAKSSGREKPDSDDDMDMVSLVTAKLVNTTITPEPEPPHQPQSREKAKSRGAVRASLFENDKDIGTENESGKAVRASANAMELPEANGSGAKSQRPFSPREALRSRAVIKPVIIDKDVKKIMGGSGTEAALEKQKCASKPGPNKVTSSITIYPSDSGSPRAAPGEAARERHTSTSNVQLGLPELASVSSHVSSPFELSIHKHDITLQLSEAERTGDGSLKNRPETVVSRSSIIIKPSDPVERNSHAPTAETIRWKSHSAPLEAGPSDARHITVRNAWKSRRDLNSSEDSPARVGRHVESPNPHTQRSSTDCSDPEQPGSYLSEQGTRRGGTSGDAPELASRRTQSSLTVSEVFTRRSRAGDTIPPEVWNHLAGTEGDDCTLSIYRRLHNSLERSELSVTQGLPEPGRARAEQRLRPTRPCAEDN; encoded by the exons ATGGCTGAATTTACAAGCTACAAAGACACTGCTTCCAGCCGCCACCTGCGGTTCAAGTTACAGAGTCTAAGCCGCCGCCTTGATGAGTTGGAGGAAGCCacaaaaaacctccagaaagcagagGATGAGCTCCTGGACCTCCAGGACAAGGTGATTCAGGCGGAAGGCAGCAACTCCAGCATGTTAGCTGAGATTGAAGTGCTGCGCCAGCGAGTGCTGAGAATCGAAGGCAAAGACGAGGAAATTAAGAAAGCAGAGGACCTCTGTCAGCTGATGAAGGAGAAGCTTGAAGAGGAGGAAAACCTCACCCGGGAGCTGAAATCTGAGATTGAGCGGCTTCAGAAACGGATGGCAGAACTGGAAAAGCTAGAGGAGGCCTTTAGCAGGAGTAAGAATGACTGTACCCAGCTCTGTCTGAGCCTGAACGAGGAGAGAAACCTGACGAAGAAAATCTCCTCTGAGCTGGAAATGCTCCGGATCAAAGTGAAAGAACTGGAATCTTCCGAGGACCGCCTGGATAAAACTGAGCAGAGTTTAGTGTCAGAGTTAGAAAAGCTGAAATCACTAACTCTGAGCTTTGTAAGTGAGAGAAAGTACTtgaatgaaaaggagaaagaaaacgaGAAACTGATAAAAGAGCTTACTCAAAAATTGGAGCAGAACAAAAAAATGAACCGAGATTACACCAGGAATGCTTCTAACCTTCTGGAAAGGAATGACCTGCGAATTGAGGATGGTATCTCTTCCCCACTGCCGTCCAAAGAATCAAGAAGGAAGGGTGCTCTGGACTATCTAAAGCTGGCAGAGAATGAAACAAGAAACAAGTCAGAAAACGAAAAGAACCGCAATCAGGAAGACAACAAAGTAAAAGACCTTACCCAAGAGATTGAGAAACTTAAGACACAAATCAAACATTTTGAATCCTTAGAGGAAGAGCTTAAGAAAATGAGGGCCAAAAATAATGATCTTCAGGATAATTACCtaagtgaacaaaataaaaacaaactcttAGCCAGCCAGCTGGAAGAGATAAAGCTACaaatcaagaaacaaaaagaattagagaacggggaggtggaaggggaagAAGCCTTCCTGTCCAGCAGAGGCAGGCATGAGAGGACTAAGCTTAGAGGCCACGGGAATGAGGCATCAGCGAAGCACACGGCCCGGGAACTGTCCCCCCAGCATAAGCGGGAAAGGCACCGCAACAGGGAACTGGCCCTCAGCAATGAAAACCCTCTGAACAACAGGCAGGTCTCCTCTCCCAGCTTTACCAACAGGAGGACGGCCAAAGCTTCCCACGCAGGGGCAGGTGCCGACAGTGGGGCTCAGGAGACGAGGAGAACCGAAGACCGGTTCACAGCTGGCTCCTCGCAAAGCGAAGGGAAGAAGTCCAGGGAGCAACCGCCGGTGCTCAGCCGCTACCCGCCTGCCGCTCAGGAGCACAGTAAGGTCTGGAAGGGCGCTCCCAAGCCAGGTACTGAGAGTGGGTTGAAGGGAAAAGTAGAGAAGGCAACGCGAACGTTTAGTGATAACACCCATGGATCTGTTTCCAGTGACGTGTCGGGGAGAGGCGACAAGGCTTCTGACACCTCCACTGAGGCCCCCTTGGGCAAGAGGGGGCAGGTGCCTGGCAGTGGAAGTCACATAACTCAGGCTGCAGATGCTGGCAGTTCTAAAGCTGTTGGCGCCCTGGCCACATCTCGACGATCTTCCTCAGAAGGGCTCTCTAAGGGGAAAAAGGCCACCAGTGGCCTGGAGGCTGACACCAGTTTCCCCAGCTCCAAGACTCCACCTCTATCAAAGTATCCTTATAGCTCCAGAAGCCAAGAGAACATCCTTCAGGGCTTTTCAACCCCAAATAAAGAAGGAGTTGAACAGCCTGTGGTGGTTGTGATGGAAGATAGTAGTCAGCACGAGGCTCTGAGGTGTCGCGTTGCTAAGTCCAGTGGCAGGGAGAAGCCGGACTCGGACGACGACATGGACATGGTGTCTCTTGTTACTGCCAAGTTGGTGAACACGACCATCACTCCAGAGCCAGAGCCCCCACATCAGCCCCAGTCGAGAGAAAAGGCCAAATCCCGAGGAGCGGTTAGAGCCTCCCTGTTTGAGAATGATAAGGATATTGGAACAGAAAATGAATCTGGGAAAGCTGTCAGAGCCTCCGCCAATGCCATGGAGCTCCCAGAGGCCAATGGCTCCGGGGCAAAAAGCCAGCGGCCCTTCAGCCCCAGAGAGGCCTTGCGCTCTAGAGCCGTCATCAAACCTGTCATCATTgataaggatgtgaagaaaatcaTGGGAGGATCTGGAACCGAGGCCGCACTGGAAAAACAGAAATGTGCTTCCAAACCAGGGCCAAACAAAGTGACTAGCAGCATAACCATCTACCCCTCGGACAGCGGCAGCCCGCGAGCCGCTCCGGGCGAGGCGGCGCGGGAGAGGCACACGTCCACCAGCAACGTCCAGCTCGGGCTGCCGGAGCTCGCCTCGGTGAGCAGCCATGTCAGCTCCCCCTTTGAGCTCTCCATTCACAAACATGACATCACCCTGCAGCTCAGCGAAGCGGAGAGAACGGGAGATGGGTCCCTGAAGAACAGGCCGGAAACTGTTGTCTCTCGGAGCAGCATTATAATCAAGCCATCGGATCCGGTGGAGAGGAACAGCCATGCACCCACAGCGGAGACAATCAGGTGGAAAAGCCATAGTGCCCCTTTAGAAGCAGGCCCTTCGGATGCCAGGCACATCACTGTGCGCAACGCCTGGAAGAGCAGGCGAGACTTGAACTCTTCAGAAGACTCCCCAGCTCGAGTAGGGAGACACGTGGAGTCTCCCAACCCCCACACCCAGAGATCGTCCACAGACTGTTCAGACCCTGAACAGCCCGGCTCGTACCTTTCTGAGCAGGGCACTCGAAGGGGCGGAACCTCGGGGGATGCGCCCGAGCTCGCCTCCAGAAGGACCCAGAGCAGCCTCACCGTGTCGGAGGTGTTCACGCGGCGGAGTCGGGCAGGGGACACCATTCCGCCCGAGGTCTGGAACCACTTGGCAGGCACG GAAGGGGACGACTGCACCCTCAGCATCTACAGACGACTGCACAACTCCCTTGAGAGGTCTGAACTGTCCGTGACGCAGGGGCTGCCGGAGCCCGGGCGCGCGCGGGCTGAGCAGCGGctgcggcccaccaggccctgTGCCGAGGACAACTGA
- the LUZP1 gene encoding leucine zipper protein 1 isoform X1, producing MAEFTSYKDTASSRHLRFKLQSLSRRLDELEEATKNLQKAEDELLDLQDKVIQAEGSNSSMLAEIEVLRQRVLRIEGKDEEIKKAEDLCQLMKEKLEEEENLTRELKSEIERLQKRMAELEKLEEAFSRSKNDCTQLCLSLNEERNLTKKISSELEMLRIKVKELESSEDRLDKTEQSLVSELEKLKSLTLSFVSERKYLNEKEKENEKLIKELTQKLEQNKKMNRDYTRNASNLLERNDLRIEDGISSPLPSKESRRKGALDYLKLAENETRNKSENEKNRNQEDNKVKDLTQEIEKLKTQIKHFESLEEELKKMRAKNNDLQDNYLSEQNKNKLLASQLEEIKLQIKKQKELENGEVEGEEAFLSSRGRHERTKLRGHGNEASAKHTARELSPQHKRERHRNRELALSNENPLNNRQVSSPSFTNRRTAKASHAGAGADSGAQETRRTEDRFTAGSSQSEGKKSREQPPVLSRYPPAAQEHSKVWKGAPKPGTESGLKGKVEKATRTFSDNTHGSVSSDVSGRGDKASDTSTEAPLGKRGQVPGSGSHITQAADAGSSKAVGALATSRRSSSEGLSKGKKATSGLEADTSFPSSKTPPLSKYPYSSRSQENILQGFSTPNKEGVEQPVVVVMEDSSQHEALRCRVAKSSGREKPDSDDDMDMVSLVTAKLVNTTITPEPEPPHQPQSREKAKSRGAVRASLFENDKDIGTENESGKAVRASANAMELPEANGSGAKSQRPFSPREALRSRAVIKPVIIDKDVKKIMGGSGTEAALEKQKCASKPGPNKVTSSITIYPSDSGSPRAAPGEAARERHTSTSNVQLGLPELASVSSHVSSPFELSIHKHDITLQLSEAERTGDGSLKNRPETVVSRSSIIIKPSDPVERNSHAPTAETIRWKSHSAPLEAGPSDARHITVRNAWKSRRDLNSSEDSPARVGRHVESPNPHTQRSSTDCSDPEQPGSYLSEQGTRRGGTSGDAPELASRRTQSSLTVSEVFTRRSRAGDTIPPEVWNHLAGTEEGDDCTLSIYRRLHNSLERSELSVTQGLPEPGRARAEQRLRPTRPCAEDN from the exons ATGGCTGAATTTACAAGCTACAAAGACACTGCTTCCAGCCGCCACCTGCGGTTCAAGTTACAGAGTCTAAGCCGCCGCCTTGATGAGTTGGAGGAAGCCacaaaaaacctccagaaagcagagGATGAGCTCCTGGACCTCCAGGACAAGGTGATTCAGGCGGAAGGCAGCAACTCCAGCATGTTAGCTGAGATTGAAGTGCTGCGCCAGCGAGTGCTGAGAATCGAAGGCAAAGACGAGGAAATTAAGAAAGCAGAGGACCTCTGTCAGCTGATGAAGGAGAAGCTTGAAGAGGAGGAAAACCTCACCCGGGAGCTGAAATCTGAGATTGAGCGGCTTCAGAAACGGATGGCAGAACTGGAAAAGCTAGAGGAGGCCTTTAGCAGGAGTAAGAATGACTGTACCCAGCTCTGTCTGAGCCTGAACGAGGAGAGAAACCTGACGAAGAAAATCTCCTCTGAGCTGGAAATGCTCCGGATCAAAGTGAAAGAACTGGAATCTTCCGAGGACCGCCTGGATAAAACTGAGCAGAGTTTAGTGTCAGAGTTAGAAAAGCTGAAATCACTAACTCTGAGCTTTGTAAGTGAGAGAAAGTACTtgaatgaaaaggagaaagaaaacgaGAAACTGATAAAAGAGCTTACTCAAAAATTGGAGCAGAACAAAAAAATGAACCGAGATTACACCAGGAATGCTTCTAACCTTCTGGAAAGGAATGACCTGCGAATTGAGGATGGTATCTCTTCCCCACTGCCGTCCAAAGAATCAAGAAGGAAGGGTGCTCTGGACTATCTAAAGCTGGCAGAGAATGAAACAAGAAACAAGTCAGAAAACGAAAAGAACCGCAATCAGGAAGACAACAAAGTAAAAGACCTTACCCAAGAGATTGAGAAACTTAAGACACAAATCAAACATTTTGAATCCTTAGAGGAAGAGCTTAAGAAAATGAGGGCCAAAAATAATGATCTTCAGGATAATTACCtaagtgaacaaaataaaaacaaactcttAGCCAGCCAGCTGGAAGAGATAAAGCTACaaatcaagaaacaaaaagaattagagaacggggaggtggaaggggaagAAGCCTTCCTGTCCAGCAGAGGCAGGCATGAGAGGACTAAGCTTAGAGGCCACGGGAATGAGGCATCAGCGAAGCACACGGCCCGGGAACTGTCCCCCCAGCATAAGCGGGAAAGGCACCGCAACAGGGAACTGGCCCTCAGCAATGAAAACCCTCTGAACAACAGGCAGGTCTCCTCTCCCAGCTTTACCAACAGGAGGACGGCCAAAGCTTCCCACGCAGGGGCAGGTGCCGACAGTGGGGCTCAGGAGACGAGGAGAACCGAAGACCGGTTCACAGCTGGCTCCTCGCAAAGCGAAGGGAAGAAGTCCAGGGAGCAACCGCCGGTGCTCAGCCGCTACCCGCCTGCCGCTCAGGAGCACAGTAAGGTCTGGAAGGGCGCTCCCAAGCCAGGTACTGAGAGTGGGTTGAAGGGAAAAGTAGAGAAGGCAACGCGAACGTTTAGTGATAACACCCATGGATCTGTTTCCAGTGACGTGTCGGGGAGAGGCGACAAGGCTTCTGACACCTCCACTGAGGCCCCCTTGGGCAAGAGGGGGCAGGTGCCTGGCAGTGGAAGTCACATAACTCAGGCTGCAGATGCTGGCAGTTCTAAAGCTGTTGGCGCCCTGGCCACATCTCGACGATCTTCCTCAGAAGGGCTCTCTAAGGGGAAAAAGGCCACCAGTGGCCTGGAGGCTGACACCAGTTTCCCCAGCTCCAAGACTCCACCTCTATCAAAGTATCCTTATAGCTCCAGAAGCCAAGAGAACATCCTTCAGGGCTTTTCAACCCCAAATAAAGAAGGAGTTGAACAGCCTGTGGTGGTTGTGATGGAAGATAGTAGTCAGCACGAGGCTCTGAGGTGTCGCGTTGCTAAGTCCAGTGGCAGGGAGAAGCCGGACTCGGACGACGACATGGACATGGTGTCTCTTGTTACTGCCAAGTTGGTGAACACGACCATCACTCCAGAGCCAGAGCCCCCACATCAGCCCCAGTCGAGAGAAAAGGCCAAATCCCGAGGAGCGGTTAGAGCCTCCCTGTTTGAGAATGATAAGGATATTGGAACAGAAAATGAATCTGGGAAAGCTGTCAGAGCCTCCGCCAATGCCATGGAGCTCCCAGAGGCCAATGGCTCCGGGGCAAAAAGCCAGCGGCCCTTCAGCCCCAGAGAGGCCTTGCGCTCTAGAGCCGTCATCAAACCTGTCATCATTgataaggatgtgaagaaaatcaTGGGAGGATCTGGAACCGAGGCCGCACTGGAAAAACAGAAATGTGCTTCCAAACCAGGGCCAAACAAAGTGACTAGCAGCATAACCATCTACCCCTCGGACAGCGGCAGCCCGCGAGCCGCTCCGGGCGAGGCGGCGCGGGAGAGGCACACGTCCACCAGCAACGTCCAGCTCGGGCTGCCGGAGCTCGCCTCGGTGAGCAGCCATGTCAGCTCCCCCTTTGAGCTCTCCATTCACAAACATGACATCACCCTGCAGCTCAGCGAAGCGGAGAGAACGGGAGATGGGTCCCTGAAGAACAGGCCGGAAACTGTTGTCTCTCGGAGCAGCATTATAATCAAGCCATCGGATCCGGTGGAGAGGAACAGCCATGCACCCACAGCGGAGACAATCAGGTGGAAAAGCCATAGTGCCCCTTTAGAAGCAGGCCCTTCGGATGCCAGGCACATCACTGTGCGCAACGCCTGGAAGAGCAGGCGAGACTTGAACTCTTCAGAAGACTCCCCAGCTCGAGTAGGGAGACACGTGGAGTCTCCCAACCCCCACACCCAGAGATCGTCCACAGACTGTTCAGACCCTGAACAGCCCGGCTCGTACCTTTCTGAGCAGGGCACTCGAAGGGGCGGAACCTCGGGGGATGCGCCCGAGCTCGCCTCCAGAAGGACCCAGAGCAGCCTCACCGTGTCGGAGGTGTTCACGCGGCGGAGTCGGGCAGGGGACACCATTCCGCCCGAGGTCTGGAACCACTTGGCAGGCACG GAGGAAGGGGACGACTGCACCCTCAGCATCTACAGACGACTGCACAACTCCCTTGAGAGGTCTGAACTGTCCGTGACGCAGGGGCTGCCGGAGCCCGGGCGCGCGCGGGCTGAGCAGCGGctgcggcccaccaggccctgTGCCGAGGACAACTGA